In one window of Candidatus Sulfuricurvum sp. RIFRC-1 DNA:
- the serA gene encoding phosphoglycerate dehydrogenase produces the protein MEKYKIVVCDHIHEEGLNLLRRDDQVEMIFAADMDKTALLDLIKEADVAITRSSTDVDDKFIEAAKGRLKAVVRAGVGVDNVDIPGCSKEGIIVMNVPTANTIAAVELTMTHMLSCMRMFPYSHDHLKNQRVWKREKWYGYELKGKKLGVIGFGNIGSRVGIRSKAFEMDVIAYDPYIHPSKATDVGVKYTTNFEDILACDIITIHTPKNKETVGMIGSDEISKMKDGVVLINCARGGLYDEDALYDGLKSGKVRFAGIDVFNKEPATDHKLLDLDNICVSPHLGANTFESQLGIALEAAQQAIEAAKGIAYPHALNLPIDETKIPSFVKPFLEMSQKIGFLASQINKASIVSIKVSGRGDIAEYVNSLATFVTVGALADISGDTINYVNADFVAKERGIKIETEELPGSPVYKNLVTVKLTTDKDVIEISATMFNDDVQRIVDINGFGVDVEPKGNMILFKNTDVPGVIGQVGTLLAAHEVNIADFRLGRNKSSEALAVIIVDSAVNDKTIKELSALNACISVSYARI, from the coding sequence ATGGAAAAATATAAAATTGTTGTATGTGATCATATCCATGAAGAGGGATTGAATCTTCTCCGTCGTGATGATCAAGTAGAGATGATTTTTGCGGCTGATATGGATAAAACGGCTCTTTTGGATCTCATTAAAGAGGCAGACGTTGCAATTACCCGCAGTTCTACCGATGTTGATGATAAATTCATCGAAGCAGCCAAAGGTAGACTAAAAGCGGTTGTCCGCGCCGGTGTCGGTGTCGATAACGTTGATATTCCGGGATGTTCAAAAGAGGGGATTATCGTCATGAACGTTCCGACGGCGAATACCATCGCTGCCGTTGAACTCACGATGACGCACATGCTCTCATGTATGCGAATGTTCCCGTATTCACACGATCATTTGAAAAATCAGCGTGTATGGAAACGTGAAAAATGGTACGGATACGAGCTTAAAGGCAAAAAACTCGGTGTCATCGGTTTCGGTAATATCGGTAGCCGAGTCGGTATTCGATCCAAAGCATTTGAGATGGACGTAATTGCTTATGATCCATATATCCACCCATCAAAAGCGACGGATGTCGGTGTTAAATATACGACGAATTTTGAAGATATTTTGGCGTGTGATATCATCACTATCCACACTCCGAAAAACAAAGAGACCGTTGGTATGATCGGAAGCGATGAAATTTCGAAGATGAAAGACGGTGTGGTTCTTATCAACTGTGCACGCGGTGGATTGTACGACGAAGATGCCCTCTATGACGGTCTTAAATCAGGTAAAGTACGCTTTGCCGGTATCGACGTATTTAACAAAGAACCTGCAACCGATCATAAACTCCTTGATCTTGACAACATTTGTGTCTCTCCACACTTGGGTGCCAATACGTTTGAATCTCAACTGGGGATTGCTCTTGAAGCGGCACAGCAGGCAATCGAAGCGGCAAAAGGGATTGCGTATCCACACGCTTTGAACTTACCGATTGATGAGACTAAAATTCCATCATTTGTTAAGCCATTTTTGGAAATGAGTCAGAAGATAGGGTTTCTAGCGTCTCAAATTAATAAAGCCTCAATCGTCTCAATCAAAGTAAGCGGTCGCGGTGATATTGCGGAGTACGTTAACTCATTGGCTACTTTTGTCACTGTCGGTGCATTAGCCGATATCTCAGGGGATACAATCAACTACGTAAATGCTGATTTCGTAGCCAAAGAGCGCGGTATCAAAATCGAAACCGAAGAGCTTCCAGGCAGCCCTGTTTACAAAAATCTTGTAACCGTTAAACTTACTACCGATAAAGACGTGATTGAGATCAGTGCGACCATGTTCAATGACGACGTTCAGCGTATCGTTGACATCAACGGTTTCGGCGTCGATGTTGAACCGAAAGGGAACATGATCCTTTTCAAAAATACTGACGTTCCGGGTGTTATCGGTCAAGTCGGTACGTTGCTGGCGGCACATGAAGTGAATATCGCCGATTTCCGTCTCGGACGCAACAAAAGCAGTGAAGCTCTTGCGGTAATTATCGTTGATTCTGCTGTTAATGATAAAACCATTAAAGAACTCTCTGCCCTTAACGCTTGTATCAGCGTCTCTTACGCTCGTATCTAA
- a CDS encoding 30S ribosomal protein S1, whose translation MAFDNEAFEEENFAEMLEASFKEQESTRITEGEVVEIQESDNRALVGVGEKLEGILSLDEIRDTEGNLLFNVGDKIMVMVMGHYNERPKISYKKVLEQEKTLAFINAHKEDFESVVIEALVTKKNKGGYLLEADDVHFFLPRSLAAFKETDQVVGKTIKAQVVKVDAAEASIVVSRRKLFNDERKRKKEVIDALMEEDKVIQGTVKKITSYGMFVDVGGIDGLVHYNEISYKGPVNPSKLYKEGDIVNVKAIAYDKDKRHLSLSIKAVQSDPWQEVEEALEEGDTITVTVSNIEPYGIFVDLGNDIEGFLHISEITWDKNIKHPKDYLTVGQEIDVEVIEINSKTHKLRVSYKRLQPKPFEEFTKKFKEGDTVTGTVTSLTDFGAFVKVGGVEGLLHNQDLSWDKNVKCKDTLKVGEEIEVKIAKINGDDEKISLNRKSLEESPIDQFATSHKMNEVVKATVRDVKDFGVFVSLEGGVDALIRNEDLYPLVPEELEIGQTIEAAILVIDAKRDRIRLSVKKLERIKDQKMLDEINDNDSHSLGDLIKDQLK comes from the coding sequence ATGGCTTTCGATAACGAAGCATTTGAAGAAGAAAATTTTGCTGAAATGCTGGAGGCATCGTTCAAAGAGCAAGAATCCACACGCATTACAGAAGGTGAAGTCGTAGAGATCCAAGAGAGTGACAACCGTGCGTTGGTAGGCGTCGGTGAAAAACTTGAAGGTATTCTTTCATTGGATGAAATCCGTGATACAGAGGGAAATCTTCTTTTTAACGTCGGCGATAAAATCATGGTAATGGTGATGGGACACTACAACGAGCGTCCAAAAATCTCCTATAAAAAAGTGCTCGAGCAAGAGAAAACATTAGCGTTTATCAATGCACATAAAGAAGATTTCGAGTCAGTGGTCATCGAAGCTTTAGTGACCAAGAAAAACAAAGGTGGATACCTTTTGGAAGCGGACGATGTCCACTTCTTCCTTCCTCGTTCACTTGCGGCGTTCAAAGAGACCGATCAAGTTGTCGGTAAAACCATCAAAGCACAAGTGGTTAAAGTTGATGCTGCTGAGGCTTCAATCGTGGTTTCTCGTCGTAAGCTTTTCAATGATGAGCGTAAGCGTAAGAAAGAAGTGATTGACGCGTTGATGGAAGAGGATAAAGTTATCCAAGGTACTGTCAAAAAGATCACCAGCTATGGTATGTTCGTTGATGTCGGAGGAATCGACGGGTTGGTTCATTACAATGAAATCAGCTACAAAGGGCCGGTTAATCCATCTAAACTTTACAAAGAGGGTGATATTGTCAACGTAAAAGCGATTGCGTACGATAAAGACAAGCGTCACCTTTCACTCTCAATCAAAGCGGTACAATCCGATCCGTGGCAAGAGGTTGAAGAAGCATTGGAAGAGGGTGATACTATCACGGTTACTGTCAGCAACATCGAGCCGTACGGTATTTTCGTTGACCTTGGTAACGACATCGAAGGGTTCCTTCACATCTCTGAAATCACATGGGATAAAAACATCAAACATCCTAAAGACTACCTCACAGTGGGTCAAGAGATTGATGTTGAAGTTATCGAAATTAACTCTAAAACCCATAAATTACGTGTATCGTACAAACGTCTTCAACCAAAACCGTTTGAAGAATTTACCAAAAAATTCAAAGAGGGTGATACTGTTACCGGTACCGTTACCTCTTTGACCGATTTCGGTGCATTTGTCAAAGTTGGCGGAGTAGAGGGATTGTTACACAATCAAGATCTTTCATGGGACAAAAACGTCAAATGTAAAGATACTCTCAAAGTAGGTGAAGAGATCGAAGTAAAAATTGCGAAAATCAATGGTGATGATGAAAAAATCTCATTGAACCGTAAATCTCTCGAAGAGAGCCCAATCGACCAATTCGCAACAAGCCATAAAATGAACGAAGTAGTGAAAGCTACGGTTCGTGATGTGAAAGATTTCGGTGTATTCGTTTCATTGGAAGGTGGAGTTGATGCCCTTATCCGTAACGAAGATCTTTATCCTCTTGTACCTGAAGAGCTTGAAATCGGTCAAACAATCGAAGCGGCTATTTTAGTCATCGATGCAAAACGTGATCGTATCCGTCTTTCAGTTAAAAAACTGGAGCGTATTAAAGATCAAAAAATGTTGGATGAGATCAATGATAACGATTCACACAGTCTTGGTGATTTGATTAAAGATCAATTGAAATAA
- a CDS encoding 4-hydroxy-3-methylbut-2-enyl diphosphate reductase codes for MKIELAESYGFCFGVKRAIKIAEENRNSSTYGPLIHNANEIDRLKNDFNVALSENLDSFKVGETAVIRTHGIPKQELSTLHERQVNVVDATCPYVTKPQQICEEMSAQGYDIVIFGDEAHPEIKGVKSYADDHVYVVNSLDELDALKLREKVATVAQTTRKIEEYQQIVRKLMAKHKEVRVFNTICNATFDNQDAVRDLAQKADVMIVIGGKNSSNTKQLHSIAKEYCSDSYHIESQDDLQENWFDTKTFCGISAGASTPDWIIDEVVAKIKSLTRA; via the coding sequence ATGAAAATCGAGTTGGCGGAGAGCTACGGATTTTGTTTCGGTGTGAAACGGGCAATTAAAATTGCGGAAGAAAACCGCAATTCGTCAACGTACGGTCCGCTTATCCACAATGCCAATGAAATCGATCGACTTAAAAACGATTTCAATGTCGCGCTCAGCGAAAATCTTGATTCGTTTAAGGTGGGTGAGACGGCGGTCATTCGTACGCACGGTATTCCAAAACAAGAACTTTCCACTTTGCATGAACGACAAGTTAATGTGGTGGATGCAACCTGTCCGTATGTGACCAAACCGCAGCAAATTTGCGAAGAGATGTCGGCGCAAGGGTATGACATTGTGATCTTTGGCGATGAGGCTCATCCTGAAATCAAAGGGGTTAAAAGTTATGCAGATGATCATGTTTATGTCGTTAATAGCCTAGATGAACTCGATGCACTGAAACTTCGAGAAAAAGTAGCTACCGTAGCGCAGACTACCCGAAAGATCGAAGAATATCAGCAAATTGTCAGAAAATTGATGGCAAAACATAAAGAAGTCCGTGTGTTTAACACGATTTGTAATGCAACCTTTGATAATCAAGATGCTGTACGCGATTTGGCTCAAAAAGCCGATGTGATGATTGTTATCGGCGGTAAAAACTCATCAAATACCAAACAATTGCACTCTATTGCCAAAGAATATTGTTCTGACAGTTATCATATCGAAAGTCAAGATGATCTTCAGGAAAATTGGTTTGATACTAAAACTTTTTGCGGGATCAGTGCCGGAGCATCGACTCCCGATTGGATTATTGATGAAGTTGTTGCTAAAATCAAGAGCTTGACACGCGCCTAA
- the aroA gene encoding 3-phosphoshikimate 1-carboxyvinyltransferase: MMSAKVYPAPPFGFRSDAIAPDKSISHRCAMFAVLAEGESRIENFLRAEDTLNTLKIVGHLGAEITDDGDVITIRSHGIQETSEILDCGNSGTGMRLFCGLLSSAEGHFVLSGDEYLKRRPMKRVTQPLRSIGAKLDGRNNGDLAPLSIRGASLKAFDYVSPIASAQVKSAMMLAALRSDGVCTFREPELSRDHTERMLRGMGAQVEINGLETKIWPLEKPLQPLNIRVPADPSSAFFFAVAAAIIPNSSATIEGVTLNPTRIEAFKVLERMGAKITYTLNDERYEPIGTIRVEYAPLKAVSVEENIAWLIDELPALSIAMACAEGKSIIKNAEELRVKESDRIKTVVDNLNLCGIETEEYPDGYAVIGGELKPARVNSYGDHRIAMSFCVAGLKCAMEVEDIECINTSFPNFFELLGNCTKVER, from the coding sequence ATGATGTCTGCCAAGGTTTATCCCGCACCGCCGTTCGGGTTTAGAAGTGACGCAATTGCACCGGATAAATCAATTTCGCACCGCTGTGCTATGTTTGCGGTTTTAGCGGAAGGTGAGAGTAGAATCGAGAATTTTCTCCGCGCGGAAGATACCCTCAATACCCTTAAAATCGTTGGTCATCTCGGTGCAGAAATTACCGATGATGGTGACGTTATTACCATTCGCTCACATGGGATACAAGAGACTTCTGAAATTCTCGATTGCGGTAATTCCGGTACGGGAATGCGTCTGTTTTGCGGATTACTCAGCTCTGCTGAGGGGCATTTTGTTCTGAGCGGTGATGAGTATCTCAAGCGTCGTCCGATGAAACGGGTTACTCAGCCACTTCGTTCCATCGGAGCAAAACTAGATGGTCGCAATAACGGTGATTTAGCACCATTATCGATTCGTGGAGCTTCGCTTAAGGCCTTTGATTATGTTTCACCGATCGCTTCGGCGCAGGTTAAAAGTGCGATGATGTTAGCGGCTCTCCGCTCCGATGGCGTATGTACCTTTCGTGAACCGGAGCTGAGTCGTGATCATACGGAACGGATGCTTCGCGGTATGGGTGCACAGGTTGAAATAAATGGCTTGGAGACGAAGATCTGGCCGCTGGAAAAACCTCTGCAACCTCTGAATATTCGTGTTCCTGCTGATCCCTCCAGTGCCTTTTTCTTTGCGGTAGCCGCAGCGATCATTCCTAACTCTTCTGCTACTATCGAAGGGGTTACTCTTAATCCGACCCGTATCGAAGCCTTCAAAGTATTGGAACGTATGGGGGCAAAAATTACCTATACGCTGAATGATGAACGGTATGAACCGATTGGGACGATTCGGGTAGAATATGCCCCATTGAAAGCGGTGAGCGTTGAAGAAAATATAGCATGGCTCATCGATGAGCTCCCGGCACTTTCTATTGCAATGGCGTGTGCAGAGGGAAAAAGCATTATCAAAAATGCCGAAGAGCTGCGGGTCAAAGAATCGGATCGGATCAAAACAGTTGTCGACAATCTGAATCTTTGCGGTATTGAGACGGAAGAATATCCTGATGGTTACGCCGTTATCGGCGGTGAGCTTAAACCCGCACGAGTGAACAGTTACGGTGATCACCGTATTGCAATGAGTTTTTGCGTTGCAGGATTGAAATGCGCAATGGAAGTCGAAGATATTGAATGCATCAACACCTCATTTCCGAACTTTTTTGAATTATTGGGAAATTGTACAAAGGTTGAACGATGA
- the pheT gene encoding phenylalanine--tRNA ligase subunit beta has product MIVTKNWLNEWIDLDGINADTLCKTFNAIGLEVDRHEAIRVADGVVIGYVEKCEKHPDADKLNVCQVNVGNEVRQIVCGASNVREGIHIALATVGAELPGGLKIKEAVLRGVDSHGMICSSKEIGLPSMGEGIMILDPSIGELVLGKNLNEYGAFNDDVIEIELTANRGDCLSIHGIARDLRAALSRELREINYKEKQDGRLGIGRILQLQHTDTFHADLLFGAVDVKEFSVPFAIALRLAIIEEVYTTAVDALLLYTTQSTGVILRAYPFEKFGDLETKGIITFENDENGYAALYGKEKVSVIGVSQEKEAHFTANEGLAVIEASYIAPDIIAKKMGDKKIPSCPHYYRSSRGSEPKIEMGIRYAGSLFEKYSASQVYGGNIELTTSYEPPIISMGEEEFESFIGLKIDKTRITQIFKNLGMEIGKPNGSTFAISVPKFRHDIVNKQDIIEEVVRIVGIDNIPSKPFVFAEANQMSNDLNDYKKTRMYRHRAAQSGFYESVHFVFNERLQVEKYGFVCTDSDKELLNPITATFDTLRPTLLVGLLNSASANVKVNQKKIALFEAGMVFDTNRQESKRLGFIVSGAMESEKIANAGKPAVIDFAAFTKLIADVVGSFELVSHTPSHSLAHPYVCAKVMINGVEAGEIFRLHPSIEEDHDLAQTFMCEIKTDALAYGLVEARAYSKYQASFRDLSILISKEVSYESIKEVIEKHRSSQVRRFYPVDRYVSETLGEQMSLTLRFVLQSEEKTLEDEDITMAMESILNGLKEELGVNLR; this is encoded by the coding sequence ATGATCGTTACAAAAAATTGGTTAAATGAGTGGATCGATCTAGACGGTATCAATGCGGATACATTGTGCAAAACGTTTAATGCGATCGGATTAGAAGTTGATCGACATGAAGCCATCCGTGTTGCGGATGGTGTTGTCATCGGGTATGTCGAGAAGTGTGAAAAACATCCCGACGCCGATAAACTCAATGTATGTCAGGTTAATGTCGGAAATGAAGTACGCCAAATCGTGTGCGGCGCTTCCAATGTCCGTGAGGGAATTCATATCGCATTGGCTACTGTCGGAGCCGAACTTCCGGGCGGGCTCAAGATCAAAGAAGCTGTGCTGCGCGGTGTTGATTCACACGGTATGATTTGTTCATCCAAAGAGATTGGTTTACCAAGTATGGGTGAGGGGATTATGATCCTCGATCCAAGTATCGGTGAATTAGTTCTTGGGAAAAATCTGAATGAATACGGTGCATTTAATGACGATGTGATTGAGATTGAACTGACCGCCAATCGCGGAGATTGTTTGAGTATTCATGGGATTGCACGTGATTTACGTGCGGCACTTTCACGTGAACTTCGAGAAATCAACTACAAAGAGAAGCAAGACGGACGTTTGGGTATCGGGCGTATTTTGCAACTGCAACATACTGATACCTTTCATGCTGATTTGTTATTCGGTGCGGTTGATGTTAAAGAGTTCAGTGTCCCTTTTGCGATAGCATTGCGTTTAGCCATTATTGAAGAGGTTTACACTACCGCTGTAGATGCATTGCTACTGTATACAACCCAAAGTACCGGAGTTATTTTACGCGCCTATCCGTTTGAAAAATTTGGTGATCTTGAAACAAAAGGGATTATTACTTTTGAGAACGATGAGAATGGGTATGCAGCGCTTTATGGCAAAGAAAAAGTCTCCGTTATCGGTGTTTCTCAAGAAAAAGAGGCCCATTTTACTGCGAATGAAGGGTTGGCCGTTATCGAAGCGAGTTATATTGCCCCTGATATCATCGCTAAAAAAATGGGAGATAAAAAAATCCCAAGCTGTCCACATTATTACCGTTCTTCTCGTGGAAGTGAACCGAAAATTGAAATGGGAATCCGTTATGCCGGTAGTTTATTTGAAAAATATTCAGCTTCGCAAGTGTATGGCGGAAATATCGAACTGACCACCTCGTATGAACCGCCGATCATTAGTATGGGTGAGGAAGAATTCGAGTCGTTTATCGGACTGAAAATCGATAAAACCCGTATTACACAGATTTTTAAAAATCTTGGAATGGAAATCGGAAAGCCTAATGGGTCGACATTCGCTATTTCAGTCCCTAAATTCCGACATGATATCGTGAATAAACAAGATATTATCGAAGAAGTCGTTCGTATCGTCGGGATTGATAATATCCCTTCAAAGCCGTTTGTTTTTGCGGAAGCAAATCAGATGAGCAATGATTTGAATGACTATAAAAAGACACGTATGTATCGTCATCGTGCGGCTCAAAGCGGATTTTATGAATCGGTTCATTTCGTGTTTAATGAGCGCCTTCAGGTAGAAAAATACGGCTTTGTCTGTACCGATAGCGATAAAGAGCTATTGAACCCTATTACGGCGACGTTTGACACTCTTCGTCCGACACTGTTGGTGGGACTGTTAAATTCTGCTTCTGCCAATGTGAAAGTGAATCAAAAGAAAATCGCTCTCTTTGAAGCAGGGATGGTTTTTGATACTAACCGTCAAGAATCCAAACGTCTTGGGTTTATCGTATCCGGTGCAATGGAAAGTGAAAAAATTGCCAATGCCGGAAAACCTGCGGTTATCGATTTCGCCGCATTTACAAAATTGATCGCCGATGTTGTCGGATCATTTGAATTGGTTTCTCATACTCCAAGCCACTCTTTGGCTCACCCATACGTGTGTGCAAAAGTAATGATTAACGGCGTGGAAGCGGGAGAGATTTTCCGACTTCACCCAAGTATCGAAGAAGATCATGACCTCGCTCAAACTTTTATGTGTGAGATTAAAACCGATGCGCTTGCGTATGGGTTGGTTGAAGCACGTGCGTATTCAAAATATCAAGCATCTTTTAGGGATTTGAGTATTCTGATTTCCAAAGAGGTGAGTTATGAGAGTATTAAAGAGGTCATTGAAAAACACCGATCCTCTCAAGTACGACGTTTTTATCCGGTTGATCGTTATGTTTCAGAGACTTTGGGAGAACAGATGAGTTTGACACTCCGTTTTGTTTTACAATCCGAGGAAAAAACACTTGAAGATGAAGATATTACGATGGCGATGGAATCTATTTTGAATGGATTAAAAGAAGAACTCGGAGTGAATTTGAGATGA